In Microbacterium galbinum, a single window of DNA contains:
- a CDS encoding class F sortase: protein MRRLRTWNVLAAAGAVVLALALSACGAPGEPTEPATTPSANDGSFSAGELQDPAEPEMHAADAVPIRVQIPAIGVDTTLEDLALDSEGRLGAPVDYDMAGWYAEGVVPGAIGPAIIAGHVDSPSAPAVFVAIGDLVAGDEIVVTLSDGAALTFSVTGTAQSAKAEFPTASVYSNVPTPELRLITCGGVFDSSTGHYLDNLIVFAELRR, encoded by the coding sequence ATGCGTCGGCTCCGCACGTGGAACGTGCTCGCGGCCGCGGGCGCCGTGGTGCTCGCGCTCGCGCTGAGCGCATGCGGGGCGCCCGGGGAACCGACCGAGCCCGCAACCACGCCGTCGGCGAACGACGGATCCTTCTCGGCGGGAGAGCTGCAGGATCCGGCCGAGCCCGAGATGCACGCCGCGGATGCCGTTCCGATACGCGTCCAGATTCCGGCCATCGGCGTCGATACGACGCTGGAGGACCTCGCGCTCGACTCCGAGGGACGTCTGGGGGCGCCGGTCGACTACGACATGGCCGGCTGGTACGCCGAGGGCGTCGTCCCCGGGGCCATCGGACCCGCGATCATCGCCGGGCACGTCGACTCCCCCAGCGCCCCCGCGGTGTTCGTCGCCATCGGCGACCTGGTCGCCGGCGACGAGATCGTCGTCACCCTCTCGGACGGTGCCGCGCTGACCTTCTCGGTCACCGGTACGGCTCAATCCGCGAAGGCCGAGTTCCCGACGGCATCCGTCTACAGCAACGTCCCGACCCCCGAACTGCGTTTGATCACCTGCGGCGGGGTGTTCGACTCGTCAACGGGTCACTACCTCGACAACCTCATCGTCTTCGCCGAACTCCGCCGTTGA
- a CDS encoding glycosyl hydrolase family 8, with the protein MRRSALVGIAAGAVVVTAGTAALAIGLSSSDHGPPASDTEATSTPLPADGAEAPELDAAELATSFLDEWVEDGRVVRHDEGGDTVSEGQAYGLFAAVIADDEQRFDEIWAWTQDELVRSDGLMAWRWDDGAIVDDEPASDADLDAARALVLAGDRFGRDDLREDGVDLATVIADRMTVVTERGRILLPGLWAAEREPYAYNPSYASPVAYEVLRAATGDPRWDELQAGSASVTDEILTATDLPPDWAQVHVDGLIEPMPGPLGEGDPVQYAFDAPRLMLRYAESCTASDVALAALPLTTLDRESELSSRLDLGGGSLASEESAFGYTARAASAYASGDDVAATLDLEKAAQLSAEYPTYYGNAWVMLSTAMLSDDSLGGCGKRAA; encoded by the coding sequence ATGCGCCGCTCCGCACTGGTCGGCATCGCAGCGGGTGCCGTCGTCGTGACCGCCGGCACCGCAGCACTCGCCATCGGGCTGAGTTCGTCCGATCACGGGCCTCCGGCGTCCGACACCGAGGCGACGTCCACGCCTCTCCCGGCCGACGGAGCAGAAGCGCCCGAGCTCGACGCCGCGGAACTCGCGACCTCGTTCCTCGACGAATGGGTCGAGGACGGGCGCGTCGTCCGGCACGACGAGGGCGGCGACACCGTCAGCGAAGGACAGGCCTACGGCCTGTTCGCCGCGGTCATCGCCGACGACGAACAGCGGTTCGATGAGATCTGGGCGTGGACGCAGGACGAACTCGTCCGTTCCGACGGGCTGATGGCCTGGCGATGGGACGACGGAGCCATCGTCGACGACGAACCGGCCTCGGATGCCGACCTCGACGCCGCCCGGGCGCTCGTCCTCGCCGGTGACAGATTCGGACGCGACGACCTGCGCGAGGATGGCGTCGATCTGGCGACGGTCATCGCTGATCGGATGACAGTGGTCACCGAACGTGGTCGCATCCTGTTGCCCGGACTCTGGGCCGCAGAGCGCGAACCGTACGCATACAACCCGAGCTACGCCTCCCCCGTGGCCTACGAGGTGCTCAGAGCGGCGACGGGCGACCCCCGGTGGGATGAGCTGCAGGCGGGAAGTGCTTCCGTGACCGACGAGATCCTGACCGCGACCGATCTCCCGCCCGACTGGGCGCAGGTCCACGTCGACGGGCTCATCGAACCAATGCCGGGCCCGCTCGGCGAGGGCGACCCCGTGCAGTACGCCTTCGATGCGCCCCGCCTCATGCTGCGCTACGCCGAGTCGTGCACCGCGAGCGATGTCGCGCTGGCCGCGCTGCCGTTGACGACCCTCGATCGCGAGAGCGAGCTGTCGTCGCGACTCGACCTGGGCGGTGGATCACTCGCCTCCGAGGAATCGGCCTTCGGGTACACCGCTCGGGCGGCATCCGCGTATGCATCCGGTGACGATGTGGCGGCGACCCTCGATCTCGAGAAGGCTGCCCAACTGTCGGCCGAGTATCCGACGTACTACGGCAACGCGTGGGTGATGCTGTCGACGGCGATGCTCAGCGACGATTCCCTCGGCGGGTGCGGAAAGCGGGCGGCCTGA